The Nocardia sp. NBC_01503 sequence GCGAGCTCCAGCATCCACAGCGGTGGCATCTCCATGGATTCCCAGGCGCTGGTACCGGATCCGTCCTTGAGTACACCGCCCAGATGCGGCATGGGGCTGACCGAACCGAGTAGCACGCTGGTGATGATGCCCAGCGTCCAGCCGTAGGCGGGGAGTCGATGGTGCAGCACCGCCGCGCCGAGTGCGCCCAATACCAGCCCGCCCGCGAGGGAATCGATGAAATTCAAGGTGGAGAGTGCGGAGGACGGTTCGGTCTGATGGCCGAAGATATGGTTCACCGTCAATGCCATGAGCCCGCCGAGTGCGGTGGACCAGGCGATGACAATGCTGCCCAGCGTGGTGATGAGAACTGCGGAGATCATGGCGACCAGTACGCCCGCGGCAATCGCGCGCGGTAGTGAGTACGCCAGCAGATCCAATTGCAGCGCCGAGGTATTGGAGGTCCAGCCGAAATCGATCGGCATGGCTAGTGAAAGTCCAGCAACCGTCGTCGCGACCAGTGCCGTGATCGTCTCGGTCGCTACCTGATACGGCCTCACCTGGGTGAAATTACCGTGCTCACCCGTACCGATCGGTTCGACTCGCCTAATTGATTTCGGCGCGGAGCGAATTCAGTTAACAAACCGATTGGTCTCTATTAGCTGGACATCGACCATCCGGCGGCTATCCCGAAGCCGCCCGCTGCGCCGCGAACAACCGCAACGACTCCACCTGAACCGGATCCAGCGACGGCCGAACAGCGGCTCGAGCGGCCGCGACATCGGCCGCGGTGACATCGGCGGCGTCCACATCGCGGCGCATCGCCGACAGCGCCGATTCCCGCAGCAGCGCCGCACAATCGGCCGCCGAATATCCGTCCAAATCCTTTGCGAGTTTGCGGAGATCCACCTCTTTCGCCAGCGGCACCGATTTCGCCGCGGTGCGCAGGATTTCCGCACGCGCGGCCGCATCGGGCGGCGGCACGAAAACCAGCCGCTCCATCCGGCCCGGCCGGGTCAACGCCGGATCGATCAATTCCGGGCGATTGGTCGCACCGACCACCACCACATCGCGCAGCGGCTCCACACCGTCGAGTTCGGTGAGCAGCGCGGCCACCACCCGATCGGTCACCCCCGAATCGCCACTCTGCCCACGCCGCGGCGCGAGCGCGTCCACCTCGTCCAGGAAAATCAGCGACGGCGCGGAATCGCGTGCGCGCTGAAACAATTCGCGCACCGCGCGCTCGGAGGAGCCCACCCATTTATCCATCAACTCCGCGCCCTTGACGGTGTGCACACTCAATTGCCCGGTACTGGCGAGCGCGCGCACCAGGAATGTCTTGCCACACCCCGGCGGACCGTAGAGCAGTACGCCACGCGGCGGTTCGATACCGAGTCGCGCGAACGAATCCGGATGCCGCAGCGGCCACAGCACCGCCTCGGTCAGCGCCTGTTTGGTCTCCACCATATCGCCGACATCGTCGAGACCGAGGCTGCCGATGGCCAACTCCTCGGTGCCCGAACGCGACAGCGGGCGGATCACCTCCAGCGCCCCGATGAGGTCCTGCTGCCGCAGCATGGGCTCCGAATGCTCCCGGCTCGATCGCGATGCCGCCCGCAGCGCCGCCTCGCGCACCAGTGCGGCCAGATCCGACACCACGAAACCTGGTGTGCGCGAGGCGATCTCATCCAAACGCAGACCATCGGTTGGCGCTTTGCGCAACAGCTGCTCCAGCAGTGCCGCCCGCACCGCCGCCGTCGGCAGCGGCAGCGTCACCTCGCGATCGCACAGCTCCGGTGCGCGCAGCCGGGCATCCACCTCGGTCGGATGCGAGGTCGTCGCCAGCAATGCCACCGCCGGAGCGGCCACCGCCGCCCGCAACTGATCGAGAATCAGCGTCGCCACCGGCTCAGCAACCCCGGGCAGCAGGGCGTCGATATCGGTGATGAGCAGCACCCCGCCCGCACCCGAACAGATATCGGAGACAGCCATATTCACCTCGCGCAGCCGGGTGCCGCTCTCGGTCGCGCCCACCGACGGACCATCCAGCTCCACCAGCCGCCGGGTACCCGCCACCGCACGGGCCAGCGTCGTCTTGCCGACGCCCGCCGGGCCGGTGATCAGCACACCCAAATGTGAGGTCGCCCCAAGGGTTTTCAACAGCTCCGGCTCATCGAGGGCCAGATTCAACCATTCGGTCAGCTTGGCCGCCTGCGCCTGCACACCCGCCAGATCGGCCACCGCCACCGCCGAAACCGGTGCGGGCGAGGCCGCGCGCACCGCGGGCGCGGAGCGATCCCGGCGATCCGGGGCCTGTGCGGACTCGTCACCCATGAGTGAACGTGGCGAATCCGTCGCCGCGATTCCGGGACCCCACACCACCGCGCTATTGGGCTGCACGCTCACCGGCCCGGGGGAGGGGTCGGTCGCGGTCACGGTCAACAGCTCGGAGGTCCACGCGATCCCGAAGATTCGCGAAAGCGCCTGCGTCGCAGCCGAAGTACTGGTCCCCGGCCCCAGATCTCGGGGCAGCAGCGACACGGTATCCCCGACCGTCACCACCTTGCCCAACAGCGCCTGCCGCAGCGTGGTCTCCGGAATCGACCCGGTGGCCAGCGTGGACCCGGTCACCGAAATCTGCCGCGCCCCGAAAACGACAGCGGGCGCGACCGTCACCGTCGTGTCCTCGCGCACCCCCGCGTTCGACAGCGTCACATCGTCCAGCAGCGCCACCCCGGTGGGCGTTCCCTTCGGTGCGACAGCCACCACCGCCGCGGTCCGTCGCGCCCCGATCAACGAGATCCCATCCCACTCCCGCAACCCGAGCGCGGCCAGCGCTTCCGGATGCAACCGCACCAACCCCCTGCGGGCATCGGCGGCGGAGATATTGAGTCGTGCGGTCAACGCGAGTTCGGGCACAGTGCTCATTTTGCCCTCCGCTTCGCTCCGGGCGGGCTCGCGGCTGTGTTTTCTGCCCTCCGCTGCGCTCCGGGCGGGCTCGCGGCCCTGAAGTCCCGGTTCTTCCCTCCCTCCGCTCCTCCGCTGCGCTCCCCCGCTCCACTCAGTCCAGAACCGGGACGGCCGCGAGCCATCGGGGTGGGGTATCTGCGGAGCGGGGGAGAGGGCGGGTGTTCGGAGCCGACCGCGGGGGCGGCGCAGGCGTTAGAGCCGGCCGCCGGGGCGGCGCAGGTTCGCTCCGGGCGGGTTCGCGGCCTTGAAGTCCCGGTTCTTCCCTCCCTCCGCTCCTCCGCTGCGCTCCCCCGCTCCACTCAGTCCAGAACCGGGACGGCCGCGAGCCATCGGGGTGGGGTATCTGCGGAGCGGGGGAGAGGGCGGGTGTTCGGAGCCGACCGCGGGGGCGGCGCAGGCGTTAGAGCCGGCCGCCGGGGCGGCGCAGGCGCAGGCGTGCGGTCGAGATGCTGCGAATCGGTCTGCGGCGCTGAGCGCGGCGCTGCGCCCGGCGTTCGGCGGGCTTGTGATCCCAGGTCTCCGGGCGGGCCGCCACCCAGCGCGCCGAGTGCACGGCGAACGGGATATGTCCCAGGTACAGCACCACCAGCCCCATCATCAGAATCAGCGGGTAGGTGACCAGCAGCGCCGCGGCCAGGGCCACCAGCACCAGCAGCACCGGCGCGTTGCGCGGAGCCACCGACACCGACTTGATGGCCAGCGTCGGAAGTGTGCTCACACACAGCAGTCCGGTCAGCACCACCCACACCGCCACGGCGGGGAAACTCACCCACCAGCCGTCGCCGAACTGCTCGGACAGTGCGATCGGCAGCAGCGCGATGAGCGCGCCCGCGGGCGCGGGCACACCGGTGAAGTACTCCCGCTGCCAATCCGGCCGGGAGTCGTCATCCATGAGCGTGTTGAACCGGGCCAGCCGCAGCACCATGCAGACCGCGAACATGAGCGCCACGATCCAGCCCACACTGTCCGCGTGCAGGAAGGTCACATACAGCACCAGCGCGGGCGCGACACCGAAGGCGATGGCATCGGAGAGCGAATCCAGCTCCGCGCCCATCTTGGTGGTGGCATCCAGCATGCGGGCGATCCGCCCGTCCAGCATGTCGAAGATCGCGGCGGCCCCGACCAGCGCCAGCGCTATCGCCAACTGGCCCTGCATGGCGAACTTCACCGCCGAGAGCCCCGAGCACAGTCCGAGAATGGTGACCATGCTCGGCAGCAGCCGCACGGTGCGATTGCGGGCCGAGCGGCGCAGCGCCGGTGCGGGCGCGAGTTGCTCCATCACGAATCCAGTTCGGCCAGCACCGTTTCCGCGCCTATGGTCCGCTGCCCGGGTACGACCAGCAGTTTGGTACCGGCCGGGAAGTAGGTGTCCACGCGGGAGCCGAACCGGATGAGCCCGTATGTCTCACCGATGGAGAGCTTGTCGCCCACCTTCGGCTCGCAGACGATGCGCCGCGCCAGCAATCCGGCGATCTGCACGACCACCAGGCGCTGGCCGTTCTCGGTCAGCACCACCATGGAGTTGCGCTCATTGGCGTCACTCGCCTCGGGCAGATCCGCGGAGAGGAATTCGCCCTTCTTGTAGACGATCTCGTCGATGCTGCCGGAGATCGGCATGCGCTGCACATGCACGTCGAGCACGGACAGGAAGATGCTCACGCGCGGCAGCGGCTGATCGCCCAGATTCAACTCGGCGGGCGGTACGGCCGTATCGACCAGTGCCACTTCACCATCGGCGGGCGCGACGACCACGCCGGGCCGATTCGGCGGCACCCGATGCGGATGCCGGAAGAAGGTGGCGGTCGCCGCGGCCGCGAACAATCCCGTGCGTCGCACCCACTTACGCCGGAAACCCAGCACGGCTACCGCGAGCGGGGCGGCCACGAAGGGCAGCCCGGCCGGGTGCAGCGGCGGGATGGCGGAGCGGACCAGATCGGCGACGTGGCCGAGTCCGGTGGTTTCGGGAGTGCCGGGCGGGGTGGGACGGCGGGCCACAAGCTCCTCTTTCATGCGCGGATGGGGGCGGTCAGGGACCGCGATCACACGATACTGTGTTTAATTTGCCTCCGCTTCGCTCCGGCCGGTTCGCGGCTGTATATATCTGCCCTCCGCTTCGCTGCGGGCGGGGTTCGCGGCCCTGAAGTCCCGGTTCTTCCTGTGTTTAATTTGCCCTCCGCTTCGCTCCGGGCGGGTTCGCGGCCCCGAAGTCCCGGTTCTTCCCTCCCTCCGGCTCCTCCGCTGCGCTCCCCCGCCTCCACTCAGTCCAGAACCGGGACGGCCGCGAACCTTGGGGTGTTCGGTTCCGCGGGCTGGTTCGCGGGGGTGAAGTCTCGGTTCTTCCCTTCTTCCGCTCCTCCGCTTCGCTCCTCCGCTCCACTCAGTCCAGAACCGGGACGGCCGCGAACCTTGGGGTGTTCGGTTCCGCGGGCTGGTTCGCGGGGGTGAAGTTCTGGTTCGCTTCCTTCGCTCTGGTCGGTCGGGTCGGAACCGGGACGGCCGCGAACATTTGGGGGTGATGTAGTTCGGCGTCAGGGCGAATTGTGGGTGAACGCACTTCCGTGAGAGGCTGATCCGATTAATATGAGGGGGCCTCATGTCTGCGGCATTCGCGTCCCGCGGGGGGTGGGGAACCCGATGAAGGTCATGTTCGACGCGCAGTACATAGGAGATGCACCATGGCTGCTCGAATTGCCTCGATCAGCGGGGTAGAGCACACCGCAATGCTCGGGCTCGGCGTGTACCGCCCCGCCCGGGTCGTCACCAATGATGAGGTCGCCGGG is a genomic window containing:
- a CDS encoding AAA family ATPase, with translation MSTVPELALTARLNISAADARRGLVRLHPEALAALGLREWDGISLIGARRTAAVVAVAPKGTPTGVALLDDVTLSNAGVREDTTVTVAPAVVFGARQISVTGSTLATGSIPETTLRQALLGKVVTVGDTVSLLPRDLGPGTSTSAATQALSRIFGIAWTSELLTVTATDPSPGPVSVQPNSAVVWGPGIAATDSPRSLMGDESAQAPDRRDRSAPAVRAASPAPVSAVAVADLAGVQAQAAKLTEWLNLALDEPELLKTLGATSHLGVLITGPAGVGKTTLARAVAGTRRLVELDGPSVGATESGTRLREVNMAVSDICSGAGGVLLITDIDALLPGVAEPVATLILDQLRAAVAAPAVALLATTSHPTEVDARLRAPELCDREVTLPLPTAAVRAALLEQLLRKAPTDGLRLDEIASRTPGFVVSDLAALVREAALRAASRSSREHSEPMLRQQDLIGALEVIRPLSRSGTEELAIGSLGLDDVGDMVETKQALTEAVLWPLRHPDSFARLGIEPPRGVLLYGPPGCGKTFLVRALASTGQLSVHTVKGAELMDKWVGSSERAVRELFQRARDSAPSLIFLDEVDALAPRRGQSGDSGVTDRVVAALLTELDGVEPLRDVVVVGATNRPELIDPALTRPGRMERLVFVPPPDAAARAEILRTAAKSVPLAKEVDLRKLAKDLDGYSAADCAALLRESALSAMRRDVDAADVTAADVAAARAAVRPSLDPVQVESLRLFAAQRAASG
- the pssA gene encoding CDP-diacylglycerol--serine O-phosphatidyltransferase; amino-acid sequence: MEQLAPAPALRRSARNRTVRLLPSMVTILGLCSGLSAVKFAMQGQLAIALALVGAAAIFDMLDGRIARMLDATTKMGAELDSLSDAIAFGVAPALVLYVTFLHADSVGWIVALMFAVCMVLRLARFNTLMDDDSRPDWQREYFTGVPAPAGALIALLPIALSEQFGDGWWVSFPAVAVWVVLTGLLCVSTLPTLAIKSVSVAPRNAPVLLVLVALAAALLVTYPLILMMGLVVLYLGHIPFAVHSARWVAARPETWDHKPAERRAQRRAQRRRPIRSISTARLRLRRPGGRL
- a CDS encoding phosphatidylserine decarboxylase — its product is MARRPTPPGTPETTGLGHVADLVRSAIPPLHPAGLPFVAAPLAVAVLGFRRKWVRRTGLFAAAATATFFRHPHRVPPNRPGVVVAPADGEVALVDTAVPPAELNLGDQPLPRVSIFLSVLDVHVQRMPISGSIDEIVYKKGEFLSADLPEASDANERNSMVVLTENGQRLVVVQIAGLLARRIVCEPKVGDKLSIGETYGLIRFGSRVDTYFPAGTKLLVVPGQRTIGAETVLAELDS